One part of the Bradyrhizobium sp. CB1650 genome encodes these proteins:
- a CDS encoding serine hydrolase has translation MLAPTPASPESVGMSKAALDRVDAHLKNRYIDAGRFPGTHLLVYRRGKVAHSSVQGFADVERKVPVKDDTIYRIYSMTKPLTSVAFMMLVEEGLVAIDEPVAKYIPEWKDLGVFVAGTSPAFLTRPPTRPMLIVDLLRHTSGLTYGFQQRSNVDAAYRTEKIGEVEKSGTLQTMIEGLAKIPLEFSPGEAWNYSVSTDVLGYLIGKISGVPFEQFLKQRILDPLGMTDTDFHVPASKAHRFAACYSADPGGGMTFHAGQRREGLTLQDDPTTSSFLLPPSFISGGGGLCSTVADYLTVCRALLNGGELGGVRLIGPKTLALMTTNHIPGGRALPEVSRSLFSEATYNGIGFGLGFAVTMRPAETLIAGSPGEYNWGGAATTSFWIDPAEELIAIFMTQVLPSSAYPIRRELRSMVYAAITESNL, from the coding sequence ATGCTCGCCCCCACTCCCGCCTCGCCCGAATCCGTCGGCATGTCCAAAGCTGCGCTCGACCGCGTCGATGCGCATCTGAAGAACCGGTACATCGATGCCGGCCGCTTCCCGGGCACGCATCTCCTTGTCTACCGTCGCGGCAAGGTCGCGCACAGCTCGGTCCAGGGTTTTGCCGACGTCGAGCGCAAGGTGCCGGTCAAGGACGACACTATCTACCGCATCTATTCCATGACCAAGCCGCTCACCAGCGTCGCCTTCATGATGCTGGTCGAGGAAGGCCTCGTCGCGATCGACGAGCCCGTCGCCAAGTACATTCCGGAGTGGAAGGATCTCGGCGTGTTCGTCGCCGGCACCTCGCCGGCCTTCCTGACCCGGCCGCCGACCCGCCCAATGCTGATCGTGGACCTCCTGCGCCACACCTCCGGTCTCACCTACGGTTTCCAGCAGCGCTCCAATGTCGATGCCGCCTACCGAACCGAGAAGATCGGCGAGGTGGAGAAATCCGGCACGCTGCAAACGATGATCGAGGGGCTGGCAAAGATTCCGCTGGAGTTCTCACCCGGAGAAGCCTGGAACTATTCGGTGTCAACCGATGTGCTCGGCTACCTCATCGGCAAGATCTCCGGCGTGCCGTTCGAGCAATTCCTGAAGCAGCGCATCCTCGATCCGCTGGGCATGACCGACACCGATTTCCACGTGCCGGCCTCCAAGGCGCATCGCTTCGCCGCCTGCTACTCGGCCGATCCGGGTGGCGGCATGACCTTCCATGCCGGCCAGCGCCGCGAGGGCCTGACGCTCCAGGATGATCCGACGACGAGCTCGTTCCTCCTCCCGCCCTCCTTCATCTCCGGCGGCGGCGGGCTGTGCTCGACGGTCGCCGACTATCTCACTGTCTGCCGCGCGCTGCTCAACGGCGGCGAGCTCGGCGGCGTCAGGCTGATCGGACCGAAGACGTTGGCGTTGATGACGACCAACCACATTCCGGGCGGCCGCGCGCTGCCGGAAGTATCGCGCTCGCTGTTTTCCGAGGCGACCTACAATGGCATCGGCTTCGGTCTCGGCTTCGCCGTGACCATGCGCCCGGCCGAGACGCTGATCGCCGGCAGCCCCGGCGAATACAATTGGGGCGGCGCGGCCACCACGTCATTCTGGATCGACCCGGCCGAGGAGCTGATCGCGATCTTCATGACACAGGTGCTGCCGTCGAGCGCCTATCCGATCCGGCGAGAGCTGCGCAGCATGGTCTATGCCGCGATCACGGAGAGCAATCTGTAG